One segment of Procambarus clarkii isolate CNS0578487 chromosome 1, FALCON_Pclarkii_2.0, whole genome shotgun sequence DNA contains the following:
- the LOC138363070 gene encoding trophinin-like, whose protein sequence is MVGVQPRSAPRPNGTTQLLLQVGDPSPDEGADGDGPAAADGCSGGPTTAGCSGGPNIAGGYSGGPTTAGGYSGGPTTAGGYSGGPTTAGGYSGGPTTAGGYSGGPTTAGGYIGGLNAASGYDNWPRYAGYDNGIPSPPATAAMIQHS, encoded by the exons ATGGTCGGTGTCCAGCCTCGCTCTGCTCCACGCCCCAATGGCACGACACAGCTGCTGTTGCAGGTGGGGGACCCTTCACCTGATGAAGGTGCTGATGGTGACGgccctgctgctgctgatg gttgtagtggtggtccgACCACAgcaggttgtagtggtggtccgAACATTGCAGGTGGATATAGTGGTGGTCCGACCACTGCAGGTGGATATAGTGGTGGTCCGACCACTGCAGGTGGATATAGTGGTGGTCCGACCACTGCAGGTGGATATAGTGGTGGTCCGACCACTGCAGGTGGATATAGTGGTGGTCCGACCACTGCAGGTGGATATATTGGTGGTCTGAATGCTGCAAGTGGCTATGATAATTGGCCACGTTATGCAGGTTATGATAATGGCatcccatcaccacctgcaacagCTGCGATGATACAGCACAGCTGA
- the LOC123754395 gene encoding histidine-rich glycoprotein-like has product MEEHLEEHLEEHLEEHLEEHPDEHLEEHLEEHLEEHLEEHPEEHLEEHLEEHPEEHLEEHLEEHLEEHPEEHLEEHLEEHLEEHLEEHLEEHPEEHLQEHLEEHLEEHLQEHLEEHLEEHPEEHLEEHLEEHLEEHLEEHLEEYL; this is encoded by the coding sequence ATGGAGGAGCACCTGGAGGAGCACCTGGAGGAGCACCTGGAGGAGCACCTGGAGGAGCACCCGGATGAGCACCTGGAGGAGCATCTGGAGGAGCACCTGGAGGAGCACCTGGAGGAGCACCCGGAGGAGCACCTGGAGGAGCACCTGGAGGAGCACCCGGAGGAGCACCTGGAGGAGCACCTGGAGGAGCACCTGGAGGAGCACCCGGAGGAGCACCTGGAGGAGCACCTGGAGGAGCACCTGGAGGAGCACCTGGAGGAGCACCTGGAGGAGCACCCGGAGGAGCACCTGCAGGAGCACCTGGAGGAGCACCTGGAGGAGCACCTGCAGGAGCACCTGGAGGAGCACCTGGAGGAGCACCCGGAGGAGCACCTGGAGGAGCACCTGGAGGAGCACCTGGAGGAGCACCTGGAGGAGCACCTGGAGGAGTACCTGTAG